Proteins encoded in a region of the Salvelinus fontinalis isolate EN_2023a chromosome 17, ASM2944872v1, whole genome shotgun sequence genome:
- the LOC129814329 gene encoding MARVEL domain-containing protein 2-like: MKSWNKIFKRGDPESVDGNSSLKKNSLNNAPLELTPQRALDDDLSDDANSTAHSSSTPPSVQGVGGGGDEGTLKNRLRTLLPQSWGSILQKWSNGDADSDLGSTGVKIVPNGTRVSPPVSPILERRYWDTQDSLGTSSKSSHRPLLRDVPIDNDLLHYLPEESELTSIHPAEYYAEKVEVYKLKYSYMKSWPGLLRLLAGFELLFGGMVLACVCAYIHKDSEWSNAYGLYNGAYNNGYGTSGKSYNGPMTLFVIAVAGVVWIVTILLLVIGLTMYYRTILLDSPWWPLTEGVINVAMFLLYMAAGIVYLNDLNRGGLCYMTIGINPIMSSLCRVDGGQMAGTAFIFINMLMYLISFLVCLKMWRHEATRREMEFFENQEHLRPIPVAQTEYPNPKTKRIVFEDEMDSSVRATKLLHITDFQQEEPGSRNRAIPTGYAQKPRVIADYVMKYPEISSLEDREKYKAVFNDQYQEYKDLHKDISDTLVKFRELDAMMGKLLKDGNSHEEQKRIQRILKKYEQKKSDPAFLEKKERCDYLKAKLSHIKNRIRNFDQDTMAKGRT, translated from the exons ATGAAAAGCTGGAATAAGATATTCAAGAGAGGAGACCCGGAGAGTGTGGATGGGAACTCCTCTTTGAAGAAAAACTCCTTGAACAATGCCCCGCTGGAGCTAACACCTCAGAGGGCCTTAGATGACGACCTTTCAGATGACGCAAACTCCACTGCCCACTCATCCAGCACACCCCCATCTGTACAAGGAGTGGGGGGTGGTGGGGACGAGGGGACCCTTAAGAACAGGTTGAGAACTCTCCTCCCCCAATCATGGGGCAGTATTCTCCAGAAATGGAGCAATGGGGATGCTGACTCTGACCTGGGCTCCACAGGGGTCAAGATTGTGCCCAATGGGACCAGGGTGAGTCCACCTGTCAGTCCCATACTGGAGAGGAGGTACTGGGACACTCAGGACTCACTGGGGACCTCCAGCAAGAGTTCCCATAGGCCCTTGTTGAGGGATGTTCCTATAGACAATGACCTACTCCATTATCTTCCAGAGGAATCAGAGCTGACCAGTATTCATCCAGCTGAGTACTATGCTGAGAAGGTGGAGGTCTACAAGCTGAAATACTCCTATATGAAATCATGGCCTGGGTTACTGAGACTCCTGGCTGGGTTTGAGCTTCTCTTTGGGGGTATGGTCCTTGCCTGTGTCTGTGCCTACATCCATAAGGACAGTGAGTGGTCGAACGCGTATGGACTGTACAATGGTGCGTATAACAATGGATATGGCACATCGGGGAAGTCCTATAATGGACCTATGACTCTATTCGTGATAGCGGTGGCTGGGGTGGTGTGGATTGTAACCATCCTCCTACTGGTAATAGGGCTGACTATGTACTACCGCACCATCCTCCTGGACTCTCCCTGGTGGCCTCTCACTGAAGGCGTCATCAACGTCGCCATGTTCCTCCTCTACATGGCTGCTGGTATCGTGTACCTGAATGATCTCAACCGTGGGGGTTTGTGTTACATGACTATAGGTATTAACCCCATAATGTCCAGCCTGTGTCGGGTGGACGGGGGTCAGATGGCTGGCACGGCTTTCATCTTCATCAACATGCTGATGTACCTCATCAGCTTCCTGGTGTGCCTGAAGATGTGGAGGCACGAGGCCACCCGCAGGGAGATGGAGTTCTTTGAGAACCAG GAGCATCTGAGGCCCATCCCTGTGGCACAAACCGAATATCCGAATCCAAAGACCAAGAGGATTGTGTTTGAGGATGAGATGGACAGCTCAGTGAGGGCAACCAAACTCCTCCACATCACAGACTTTCAGCAAGAGGAGCCAGGCAGCCGGAACAGAGCCATCCCCACAGGGTACGCCCAGAAGCCCAGAGTCATCGCAGATTATGTCAT GAAGTATCCAGAAATCTCCTCTTTGGAGGATAGGGAGAAATACAAAGCTGTCTTCAACGACCAGTATCAAGAGTACAAGGACCTTCACAAAGACATCAGTGACACCCTCGTGAAGTTCAGAGAGCTGGATGCCATGATGGGTAAACTCCTCAAAGATGGCAACAGTCATGAG GAGCAGAAAAGAATCCAGCGGATTTTGAAGAAGTACGAGCAAAAAAAGAGC GACCCTGCTTTCCTGGAGAAGAAGGAACGATGTGACTATCTGAAAGCTAAATTAAGCCACATCAAGAACAGGATCCGCAATTTCGACCAAGACACCATGGCAAAGGGTCGGACATGA